A genomic region of Methanobacterium sp. SMA-27 contains the following coding sequences:
- a CDS encoding CARDB domain-containing protein yields the protein MAGKGNSYYTTRFTVSQITLAQMKDGLSRAQTFFNSNLRLPNYVSFVTKKILIAEFQRIIATQGLKINTKIKDLTVTQVTAPTIGVKGNTITVPNTVKNRGNTATGGFYVKYYLIGDSSIYIGQRYISSLAAGASNSQNTKLSIPLNITNSNYSIMAYADKTKLINESNESNNYKYSSTKIEITNSRPIYLTSDNIINTSIDMARLNSIVSGLKAMGLYAMNYGLGPNSHYEILTNIAIPENALIVNIYGGVCAGTIWEMTKSYYTNMVRNRSIFSIWINTKTNIDNLNNTLLPRSNDDDFTPKYGTVGGFPNWIDSDQDGKVDPAKDTNNDGIYEIRAEDGVINPANLLKQYGYHYLYQQNGDIATIVNSIYIQAISNL from the coding sequence TTGGCAGGAAAGGGTAATTCCTACTATACAACCAGATTTACAGTATCCCAAATTACATTAGCTCAAATGAAAGACGGTCTTTCCCGAGCACAGACCTTCTTCAACAGCAATTTAAGATTACCTAACTATGTGAGTTTTGTTACAAAAAAGATACTCATAGCAGAATTTCAGAGGATCATAGCAACTCAGGGATTAAAAATTAACACCAAAATAAAGGATTTAACAGTAACCCAAGTCACAGCCCCTACAATAGGTGTAAAAGGGAATACAATAACCGTGCCAAACACAGTTAAAAACAGAGGAAATACTGCTACTGGCGGATTCTATGTAAAATACTATCTAATAGGTGATTCATCTATTTACATTGGACAAAGATACATAAGTTCACTAGCTGCAGGAGCAAGCAACAGCCAGAACACCAAATTATCAATACCCCTTAACATTACAAACTCCAACTATTCTATAATGGCTTATGCAGACAAAACTAAACTTATAAATGAATCCAATGAATCTAACAACTACAAATACAGCTCCACAAAAATTGAAATTACTAATTCAAGACCAATTTATCTCACAAGCGATAATATAATTAACACAAGTATTGATATGGCTCGATTGAACAGCATTGTATCTGGCTTAAAAGCTATGGGATTATATGCAATGAATTATGGTTTAGGCCCAAATTCTCATTATGAAATCCTTACAAACATTGCAATACCTGAAAACGCTTTAATAGTCAATATATATGGTGGAGTTTGTGCAGGTACAATATGGGAAATGACAAAAAGTTATTACACAAATATGGTTCGTAATAGAAGTATATTTTCAATTTGGATAAATACAAAAACCAATATTGATAATCTCAACAATACATTATTACCTAGATCAAATGACGATGATTTCACACCAAAATATGGTACAGTTGGGGGATTTCCCAATTGGATAGACTCTGATCAGGATGGAAAAGTTGATCCTGCAAAAGACACAAATAATGACGGTATATATGAAATACGTGCTGAAGATGGTGTAATAAATCCTGCCAATTTGTTAAAACAATATGGATATCACTATTTATATCAGCAAAATGGGGATATAGCAACTATAGTAAACAGTATATATATACAGGCAATATCCAATTTGTGA
- a CDS encoding Ig-like domain-containing protein: MVLNLSTLSAANVTSNTVPKVTSVNPVNNSIILKSQTVKVYFNKAIKAGTLSITLKNSAGKTITTKKV, encoded by the coding sequence TTGGTTTTAAATTTAAGTACACTTTCAGCTGCAAATGTAACTTCTAACACCGTACCTAAGGTAACATCTGTAAATCCTGTAAATAATTCAATTATATTAAAAAGTCAAACAGTTAAAGTTTACTTTAATAAGGCTATAAAAGCTGGAACTCTGTCAATAACACTTAAAAACAGTGCAGGAAAAACAATTACCACAAAAAAAGTATAA
- a CDS encoding glycosyltransferase family 2 protein, with amino-acid sequence MDLSIIIVNYETYDLTKQAVESVIKQDQPFSYDIYLVDNGSKDGSIHKLKEHFLKESEDGLIKFILNNENRGFAYANNLALKKITSEYILLLNSDTIIVDKCLEDSLNYIKNHKDIGALGCKVVLPDNTLDMACRRSFPDFNVSFYKLTGLSRVFPKSERFGRYNLSYLNEDETYEVDCIVGAFMLVRSQAIKDVGFLDESFFMYGEDIDWCYRIKAANWKIIYFSDAKIIHYKGASNNKQLTYEFYRAMYIFYNKHYKDGYPWITTAATYLGIWGICSLKMFKNYITR; translated from the coding sequence ATGGACTTATCCATCATAATAGTAAATTATGAAACTTACGATCTAACAAAACAAGCTGTAGAATCTGTTATTAAACAAGATCAACCTTTTAGCTACGATATTTACTTAGTGGACAATGGATCAAAAGATGGGAGCATCCATAAATTAAAAGAGCATTTTTTAAAAGAGTCTGAAGATGGCCTTATCAAATTCATATTGAACAATGAAAATAGGGGTTTTGCTTATGCAAACAACCTTGCACTCAAGAAAATAACATCTGAATATATTCTTTTACTCAATTCTGACACGATTATTGTTGACAAATGTCTTGAAGATTCTCTCAACTACATTAAAAACCATAAAGACATAGGAGCATTGGGTTGTAAAGTTGTTTTACCGGATAATACATTGGACATGGCATGTAGAAGAAGTTTTCCAGATTTTAATGTTTCATTCTATAAATTAACAGGATTATCACGAGTTTTTCCCAAAAGTGAACGTTTTGGAAGGTATAATCTTAGTTATTTAAACGAAGATGAGACCTATGAAGTGGATTGTATTGTAGGTGCCTTCATGCTTGTCAGATCACAAGCGATTAAAGATGTTGGTTTTTTGGATGAATCATTTTTTATGTATGGGGAAGATATTGACTGGTGCTATCGTATTAAGGCTGCAAACTGGAAAATAATCTATTTTAGCGATGCAAAAATTATACATTATAAAGGTGCGAGTAACAATAAACAACTGACATATGAATTTTATAGGGCAATGTATATCTTCTATAATAAACATTATAAGGATGGATATCCTTGGATTACAACTGCTGCAACTTATTTAGGAATTTGGGGCATTTGCAGTTTGAAAATGTTTAAAAATTATATTACTAGATAA
- a CDS encoding transglutaminase family protein, with amino-acid sequence MFDLDQIFILFDFVKQGGGIINRKLLLSVLLFFSLALALNASTSSAASMDQKNISISNTSPDNLGNNICSSNYITGNANSTTKTNIKNTTTKKAKINSTMAAGAPVKVNGLTLAQLKGGTSRVQSFYNKNNRLPKYVTFGTRKISISTFKKNIATQGLKIKTKTISTKTVTTKKVNGLTVLQLKEGTYRVQSFYNKNGRLPKYVKFGTRKITMATFQENITTQGLKINTTRKTVKIDTSSVASLAKSLKAGSTSTYNTAVAIFNWVRDNINYSFYYNTRYGASGTLKNRSGNCVDTSHLLISLARSAGITARYVHGTCKFSSGTWYGHVWAQLYLNGKWVIADGTSYRNSLGVVKNWDTSTYKLNGIYTTLPF; translated from the coding sequence GTGTTTGATTTAGATCAAATATTTATCCTATTTGATTTTGTCAAGCAGGGAGGCGGTATAATTAATAGAAAATTACTCTTATCAGTGCTATTATTTTTTAGTTTAGCACTTGCTTTAAATGCGAGTACAAGTAGTGCTGCATCGATGGATCAGAAAAATATTAGTATTTCCAACACATCTCCGGATAATTTGGGTAACAATATTTGTTCATCCAATTACATAACCGGCAATGCAAATTCTACAACAAAAACTAACATTAAAAATACAACAACAAAGAAAGCGAAAATAAATAGTACAATGGCAGCAGGAGCCCCTGTGAAAGTAAATGGTTTAACATTAGCACAGTTAAAGGGTGGAACTTCCAGAGTTCAATCATTCTACAATAAAAATAACAGACTACCTAAGTATGTTACATTTGGAACCAGAAAAATATCAATATCAACATTCAAGAAAAACATAGCAACACAAGGACTAAAAATAAAAACTAAAACAATATCTACCAAAACAGTAACCACAAAAAAAGTGAATGGTCTAACTGTTTTACAGTTAAAAGAGGGAACATACAGAGTTCAATCATTCTACAATAAAAATGGCAGACTTCCAAAGTATGTTAAATTTGGAACCAGAAAAATAACAATGGCAACATTTCAGGAAAACATAACAACACAAGGACTAAAAATAAATACAACCCGAAAAACAGTTAAAATAGACACCAGTTCTGTGGCTTCACTAGCAAAATCGCTTAAAGCTGGTTCTACATCCACATATAACACTGCTGTAGCTATATTTAATTGGGTTAGAGACAACATTAACTATTCGTTCTACTACAACACCAGATATGGTGCATCAGGAACATTGAAAAATAGATCTGGTAACTGTGTTGATACATCACATCTACTTATTTCTCTTGCAAGAAGTGCTGGAATTACAGCCCGGTATGTGCATGGAACTTGTAAATTTTCAAGTGGAACTTGGTACGGCCATGTATGGGCTCAGTTATATTTAAATGGTAAATGGGTTATTGCCGATGGCACCAGTTATAGAAACTCACTTGGAGTTGTAAAAAACTGGGATACTTCAACCTATAAATTAAACGGTATATACACAACACTTCCATTTTAG
- a CDS encoding undecaprenyl-phosphate glucose phosphotransferase produces the protein MIRENQRLLNILQIILDAVVLTLALYFAWYIRVKTDLLGPGFDVWGIPQYATSLLFIIISYTILNYFFGLYNPQRTDKISSEIKQILKVNVIGMLLLITTLYIIEVSDYSRYILAMFAIFSTMFMTIERVILRNVLRYVRGKGYNVQFILVIGAGELGEKFANKIKKNYYIGYNIIGFLDDNISKGQKIADSEIIGQIKDLERTILTRTVDMAIITLSSRHYELIEDIVNTLEKFGVKAEIVPDFYRYFPAKPYIDMIDDIPVINIRYVPLDNNLNKILKRISDIILAILGIIVTSPILLVTAILVKHSSPGPVIYKQKRVGCNRKEFDIYKFRSMRVQDCEEFKWTKEDDPRKTKIGAFIRRTNIDELPQFFNILKGDMSLIGPRPERPYFVDKFRDEIPKYMIKHHVRPGMTGYAQINGYRGNTSIKKRIDHDIFYVENWNFLLDVKIFFMTFKSFFKNAY, from the coding sequence GTGATCAGAGAAAATCAGAGACTACTAAATATTCTACAAATTATTCTTGATGCTGTTGTACTAACCTTAGCATTATATTTTGCATGGTATATACGTGTTAAAACAGATCTTTTAGGCCCTGGTTTTGATGTTTGGGGAATACCCCAATATGCAACCTCCCTTCTATTTATTATAATATCTTACACCATTCTGAACTACTTCTTTGGCTTATATAATCCTCAAAGAACAGATAAAATTAGTTCTGAAATAAAGCAGATCCTTAAAGTAAATGTTATAGGGATGTTACTGCTAATTACAACCTTGTATATTATCGAGGTTAGCGATTATTCAAGATATATACTAGCTATGTTTGCAATATTCAGTACAATGTTCATGACCATTGAGAGAGTTATTCTTAGAAATGTGTTAAGATACGTACGTGGAAAAGGGTATAATGTACAGTTCATACTTGTTATAGGTGCAGGTGAACTTGGTGAAAAATTTGCAAACAAAATCAAGAAGAACTATTATATTGGATATAATATAATTGGATTTTTAGATGACAACATTTCTAAAGGTCAAAAAATTGCTGATTCAGAGATAATTGGGCAAATTAAAGATTTAGAACGTACAATTCTCACGCGTACTGTTGATATGGCAATCATAACCCTCTCCTCTAGACATTACGAGTTAATAGAAGATATTGTAAACACTCTAGAGAAATTTGGTGTGAAAGCGGAAATTGTGCCTGATTTCTATAGGTACTTTCCAGCAAAGCCATATATCGATATGATAGATGATATTCCGGTAATAAATATAAGATATGTACCACTTGATAACAACTTAAACAAGATTCTAAAGAGGATTTCGGATATAATTCTTGCAATATTGGGCATAATTGTAACCTCTCCAATACTTCTTGTCACAGCAATTCTTGTGAAGCACAGTTCTCCAGGGCCAGTTATATACAAACAAAAGAGGGTGGGATGTAACAGGAAAGAATTTGATATTTACAAATTCCGTAGTATGAGGGTCCAAGATTGTGAAGAATTTAAATGGACAAAAGAAGATGACCCCCGGAAGACTAAAATCGGTGCATTTATACGTAGAACTAATATTGATGAATTACCGCAATTTTTTAATATTTTAAAAGGTGATATGAGTTTAATAGGCCCTAGACCAGAACGCCCATATTTTGTTGATAAATTCAGGGATGAAATTCCGAAGTATATGATAAAACACCATGTACGTCCGGGCATGACAGGTTATGCACAGATTAATGGTTATAGAGGTAATACATCAATTAAAAAAAGAATTGATCATGATATCTTCTATGTTGAAAACTGGAATTTCCTACTGGATGTGAAAATATTCTTCATGACGTTTAAAAGCTTCTTCAAAAATGCCTATTAA
- a CDS encoding Ig-like domain-containing protein produces MFIKRGGGIINRKLLLSVLLLLGLALVLNANTAAAANATTKVAPKVTSVNPADHSIVLKSQTIKVKFNETIKTGPYSITLKNSAGKVIKTKNIISFNTLSIIPSNALATGVKYNLILNAGSVKNLAGNCNSKYTTSFTVSPITLSQMKDCLSRVQKFYNSNYRLPNYVTYGSKKIDITTFKKIIGTQGLKIKTTSANGVSASQGRPVYITSDNIISKSSDNARINKIIYGLKAMGIKAYNMGLGPNYHVSVLQSSRVPKNALVIDIYGGACAGTLKEMGSKWYKSIKSTREVFSVFWPPSTDITNLAYLPRAHDDNFDPASFKGIAHPDAYLKANGYNYIHSGSMTNVVNAIFYEATH; encoded by the coding sequence ATGTTTATCAAACGTGGAGGCGGTATAATTAATAGAAAATTGTTATTATCAGTGCTATTATTATTAGGATTAGCACTAGTTTTAAATGCAAATACAGCAGCAGCAGCAAACGCTACAACCAAAGTAGCTCCCAAAGTAACATCAGTCAATCCAGCAGACCATTCAATTGTATTGAAAAGTCAAACCATTAAAGTAAAATTTAACGAAACAATTAAAACTGGACCTTACTCAATAACACTCAAAAACAGTGCAGGAAAAGTTATAAAAACTAAAAACATTATTAGTTTCAATACACTAAGCATTATCCCATCAAATGCATTAGCCACTGGGGTTAAATATAATCTTATATTAAATGCAGGAAGTGTAAAAAACCTGGCAGGAAATTGTAATTCCAAATATACTACCAGCTTTACTGTATCCCCAATAACATTGTCTCAAATGAAAGATTGTCTTTCAAGAGTACAGAAGTTCTATAATAGTAACTATAGACTTCCTAACTATGTGACTTATGGTTCTAAAAAGATTGATATAACCACTTTTAAGAAGATTATAGGAACACAAGGGTTAAAAATAAAAACAACTTCTGCAAACGGAGTAAGTGCAAGTCAAGGTAGACCAGTTTATATTACAAGCGATAATATAATAAGCAAAAGCAGTGACAATGCCAGGATTAACAAAATCATTTATGGATTAAAAGCCATGGGAATAAAGGCTTATAATATGGGTTTAGGACCCAATTATCATGTAAGTGTTCTTCAATCAAGTAGAGTTCCCAAAAATGCATTAGTAATCGACATATATGGAGGGGCTTGTGCCGGTACATTAAAAGAAATGGGAAGTAAATGGTACAAAAGTATAAAAAGTACTAGAGAAGTCTTCTCAGTCTTCTGGCCACCATCTACAGATATAACTAATTTAGCATATTTACCAAGAGCACATGATGATAACTTCGACCCAGCATCATTCAAAGGCATAGCACATCCAGATGCTTACTTGAAAGCAAATGGATACAATTACATCCACTCTGGAAGTATGACAAATGTTGTAAATGCAATATTCTACGAAGCAACACATTAA
- a CDS encoding UDP-glucose/GDP-mannose dehydrogenase family protein, which produces MKLTIIGTGYVGLVTGVCFSEMGNKVYCIDIDKKKVEDLKKGIIPIYEPGLEELLSKNSNNGNLYFTTELNDGLKNSNICFIAVGTPMNEDGSADLQYVLSVAKEIGKTLTHDIIIVNKSTVPVGTGYIVDQIINKELEKRNLKFKVHVVSNPEFLKEGSAVADFMRPDRVVIGSDDVDVLQTIKELYTPFTINHERFITMDICSSEMTKYASNAMLATRISFMNEMANICERVGADINKVREGIGSDKRIGYSFLYPGCGYGGSCFPKDIKALIKIAHDNQYEPTILKGLESVNNQQKLSLVNKIIKRFGNDLSGHTFTLWGLSFKPETDDMREAPSLEIINKLIELGAKINSYDPKAMDVAKNLYFKDNSNIKFFNNKYDALLDANAMILVTEWKEFRSPEFDEISKKIKTKIIFDGRNQYNQDNLEKMGFEYYQIGVSDGFNL; this is translated from the coding sequence ATGAAACTAACAATTATTGGAACGGGTTATGTAGGATTAGTAACCGGTGTATGTTTTTCAGAAATGGGAAATAAAGTATATTGTATTGATATTGATAAGAAAAAAGTAGAAGATTTAAAAAAAGGTATCATCCCAATTTATGAACCTGGTTTAGAAGAGTTGTTATCTAAAAATAGTAATAATGGTAATCTTTACTTCACAACAGAATTAAATGATGGCTTGAAAAATTCCAATATATGTTTTATAGCCGTAGGCACTCCAATGAATGAAGATGGAAGTGCAGACTTGCAATATGTACTTTCTGTAGCAAAAGAAATAGGAAAAACACTTACCCATGACATTATTATTGTAAATAAATCTACAGTGCCAGTAGGAACTGGATACATAGTAGATCAAATAATTAATAAAGAATTAGAAAAAAGAAATTTAAAGTTTAAAGTTCATGTAGTGTCAAATCCTGAATTTTTAAAGGAAGGATCAGCTGTTGCTGACTTTATGCGGCCAGATAGAGTTGTTATAGGTTCTGATGATGTAGATGTGTTACAAACAATAAAAGAATTGTATACTCCTTTCACTATTAATCATGAAAGATTCATAACTATGGATATATGTAGTTCAGAAATGACTAAATACGCATCAAATGCCATGCTGGCTACAAGAATCTCATTCATGAATGAAATGGCCAATATTTGTGAAAGAGTAGGCGCAGATATTAATAAAGTTAGAGAAGGAATTGGTAGTGATAAAAGAATAGGATACAGCTTTCTATATCCTGGCTGCGGTTATGGGGGAAGTTGTTTTCCAAAGGATATTAAAGCTTTGATAAAAATTGCCCACGATAATCAATATGAACCAACCATATTAAAAGGATTAGAATCTGTTAATAATCAACAAAAATTATCACTTGTAAATAAGATCATTAAAAGATTTGGAAATGATCTTTCTGGTCACACATTTACTTTATGGGGATTGTCTTTTAAACCCGAAACCGATGATATGAGAGAAGCACCATCATTAGAAATTATTAATAAATTAATTGAATTAGGAGCTAAAATCAATTCATACGATCCAAAAGCAATGGATGTTGCAAAGAATTTATATTTTAAAGATAATTCAAACATAAAATTCTTCAATAACAAGTACGATGCATTATTAGATGCAAATGCAATGATCCTCGTAACTGAATGGAAGGAATTTAGGAGCCCAGAATTTGATGAAATTTCAAAAAAAATAAAGACAAAAATAATTTTTGATGGAAGAAATCAATATAATCAAGATAACCTGGAAAAGATGGGCTTTGAATATTATCAAATAGGTGTATCTGATGGTTTTAATCTCTAA
- a CDS encoding glycosyltransferase family 2 protein encodes MEKIILSIVIPNYNGIHLLKECLDSIQKQDFPFYEVIIIDNASKDKSVEYLEENYPEFTLIINKENLGFAAAVNQGIKASNAEYIFLLNTDVELEINCISNLLNCIKKENNIFVVSSKMIQYHDRYKIDDAGDEYSILGWTKKVGEGKSTDLYNKKREIFSACAGASIYRKTVFNDIGYFDENFFAYMEDVDISYRAKIYGYKCIYCPKAVVYHIGSAASGSRYNAFKIRLAARNNVYVPYKNMPWPQLALNFIFLILGFLIKYLFFLKKGYGNEYIKGLQDGLKSLSKIDKIEYKSNRRNNYLHIEWLLIKNTVKNIFS; translated from the coding sequence ATGGAAAAAATAATTCTATCAATAGTAATTCCTAATTATAATGGTATTCATTTACTTAAAGAATGTCTGGATTCTATACAAAAACAGGATTTTCCTTTTTATGAAGTGATCATTATAGATAATGCTTCCAAGGATAAAAGTGTTGAATATCTTGAAGAAAATTATCCAGAATTTACGTTGATAATAAATAAAGAAAATTTAGGCTTTGCAGCTGCTGTGAATCAAGGAATAAAAGCTTCAAATGCAGAATATATTTTTCTCCTAAACACAGATGTTGAATTGGAAATCAATTGCATTTCAAACCTTTTAAATTGTATTAAAAAAGAAAATAATATCTTTGTTGTTTCATCAAAGATGATCCAGTACCATGATAGGTACAAAATAGATGATGCTGGTGATGAATATTCAATTTTAGGCTGGACTAAAAAAGTAGGAGAGGGTAAATCTACAGATTTATATAATAAAAAAAGAGAGATTTTTAGTGCCTGCGCTGGGGCTTCAATCTATAGAAAAACTGTTTTTAATGATATAGGATACTTTGATGAAAACTTTTTTGCATATATGGAAGATGTTGATATAAGTTACCGTGCAAAAATTTATGGATACAAATGTATCTACTGTCCCAAAGCAGTTGTTTACCATATAGGCAGTGCCGCCAGCGGAAGTAGATATAATGCATTTAAAATTAGATTAGCTGCCAGAAATAATGTGTATGTACCCTATAAAAATATGCCATGGCCACAACTAGCATTGAACTTCATATTTTTGATATTGGGCTTTCTGATAAAATATCTGTTTTTTCTTAAAAAGGGTTATGGAAACGAGTATATAAAAGGGTTACAGGATGGTTTAAAATCTTTAAGCAAAATAGATAAAATAGAATATAAAAGTAATAGACGGAATAATTATTTACACATAGAATGGCTTTTAATTAAAAATACTGTGAAGAATATTTTTAGTTAA